In Candidatus Hydrogenedentota bacterium, the DNA window AGGGCGCGTACGGCGGCGGGGCCGGCGTGGGTGTGAATGCCGTGCCCGGCATTGGCGCAGGGGTCGTGCCCGGCATCGGCGTAGGGGTCGTACCTTGCATCGGCGTAGGGGTCGTGCCCGGCATCGGTATCGGGACCGGCGTCAGGACGTCCGTGGGGCTCTCCTGCGTGGATGGCGGGGGCGTGGGTGTCCTGGTCCCTTCCAGGTAGGCACGAATGTCTTCACACAGAGTTTCCGCGCTATCGTACCGGTCCGCGGGGCGTTTCGCCGCCATGCGGTAAACAATGCCGCATACATGCGGCGGCACGTCCGCGCTGATCTCCTGCAACGACGGCAGCGGCGTTTCCACGATCTGGCGCATCAGCGCCAGCGGCGTATCCGCGGGATAGGGCGTGCGCCCCGTCAGCATTTCGAAAAGCACGACGCCGAGCGAGTAGATATCTGAACGGTGATCGGGCTTGAGCCCCTCGCACTGCTCGGGCGACATGTACCGCGGCGTACCAAGCACCGCGCCGTCCGCCGTCAATTGCGTTCCGCTGTGAATTCCCCGTGCGAGGCCAAAGTCCATCACCTTCACGCGCCCGGACTCGTCGATCATGATATTGTCCGGTTTGACGTCCCTGTGGACCATGCCGACCTTGTGCGCCGCCAGCAGCGCATCCGCGGCCTGTAGGGTAATCTCGAGCGCGCGCGCCACCGACAGACGCCCCGCCTCGCGGATGAGCGCCGTCAGCGTCTTGCCCTTGATGTACTCC includes these proteins:
- a CDS encoding protein kinase, with amino-acid sequence MPDEPLVGRVISDYEILRELGRGGMGIVYKAHERSLQRVVALKVLPPSISSDIAFAKRFEREARFAASLSHPNIVAIYAVGKHEDVRYIAMEYIKGKTLTALIREAGRLSVARALEITLQAADALLAAHKVGMVHRDVKPDNIMIDESGRVKVMDFGLARGIHSGTQLTADGAVLGTPRYMSPEQCEGLKPDHRSDIYSLGVVLFEMLTGRTPYPADTPLALMRQIVETPLPSLQEISADVPPHVCGIVYRMAAKRPADRYDSAETLCEDIRAYLEGTRTPTPPPSTQESPTDVLTPVPIPMPGTTPTPMQGTTPTPMPGTTPAPMPGTAFTPTPAPPPYAPSPGRQVPLKRALIAGAAAAVALVAVVLGVVLWWGRAPQPQVSSMPSAQVAQPPQVSAPPDTVPAQTPVVAPPPADVSASQPPQDVRAA